The segment GGGATGCCCGTGGAACCGCCGAGCACCATCGCGATGGGGACGTTGCCGCCGACGGTCGACAGCGGTGCCGCGGCGGCCACCACCATCAGCACGATGGCGGGCACGCCGAGGTTGCCCCGCAGGCGGCCGCGCGTATCCGGTGGCGTCGCGCCACCAGGACTTTCGCCAGTATTGAGTACTTCGGACATCGGGATCCTCCTCTGGCCGCGGCGCGACGGTTCGTCGGCGCCGAGTTCGGGGGAAAGTCTGCGAGACGGCGGCGGTGTCTGCCAGCGGTCTTCGTCACTTTCCAACATCTTGTTGTAATCCGGTCACAGATTTGGGGGGCAATATGTGCTCTTCTCACACATGTTGTTGGAAGCTCGAGTCGTACCGTTGTCCGCCCCGAGCGCCTGGCCGATGCTGTGTGCACACGCGACGAGAGAGGCCCACCGTGAACAGCCCCGAACCCGAACCGGATCGCCGGCTCGGTCGCATTCGTCTCCTCGACGAGCAGCGCGTCAATCTCGACGGCTTCGCCGAACCCGACCCCGACCTGGGCATGATCTCGCACCTCTCGCCGAACGACCCGGAGCCTTCCTGGGTGGTCGACGAAGACGGCACGGTGCTGGAGATGGACTCCACGCCGGCCGCGGAGTTCGACGCGATCGACGAGTTCGTCGTGCGCTACGCCGTCGACCACGCACAGGCTCCGGCATCGATGGCGATGGACGAGGTCGAGCTTGCGCGGCTCATCGTCGACTCCAGCGTGCCGCGCGCGGATGTCCTGACGGTGTGTTCGGGGCTCACCCCGGCGAAGATGGCGCGCGTCGTGGCTATGCTGCACCCCGTCGAGATCCAGATGGCGATGATGAAGATGCGCGCCCGGCGCACGCCCGCCAACCAGGCCCACGTCACCAACCGGCTCGACGATCCACTGCTGATCGCCGCCGACGCGGCGACCGCTGTCTTGTACGGCTTCCGGGAGTTGGAGGCGACCGTCCCCGTGCTCGACGATGCGCCCGCGGTGGCGGTCGGCCTGCTGATCGGGTCCCAGGTACCCGCCCCCGGTGCGTTGACCCAGTGCTCGGTGGAGGAGGCCCGCGAACTGGAACTCGGTGTGCGTGGGCTGGTTTCGTACGCCGAGACGGTATCGGTGTACGGCACCGAGCAGGTCTTCACCGACGGTGACGACACCCCGTGGTCCAAGGCGTTCCTGACATCGTCCTACGCGTCGCGCGGCATCAAGATGCGGTTGTCCAGCGGTGCGGGCTCCGAGGTGCTGATGGGAGCCGCCGAGGGCAAGTCGATGAATTACCTGGAGGCCCGATGTGTCGCGCTGGCCAAGGGCATCGGCGCGCAGGGTGTGCAGAACGGTGGGGTGGACGGAGCCGCGATCACCGCCTCGGTGCCCGGCGGGGTCAAGGAACTGCACGCCGAGAACTTGATGGTGATGTTGCGTGGGCTCGAATCCTGCAGTGGCAACGACTCGTTGATGAGTGAATCCACCATGCGGCGCACCAGTCGCACGTTGCCGACGCTGCTGTCCGGATCGGACTTCATCTTCTCCGGCTTCGGATCGATCGTGCCCTACGACAACATGTTCGGGCCGTCCAACTTCAACGCCGACGACCTGGATGACTACCTGGTGATGCAGCGGGACTGGGGCGTGGACGGCGGCCTGCGGTCCTGCGACCCGACCACGCTGGAGTCCATGCGCCGCCAGGCCGCCGAAGCCACCCGGGCGGTGTTCGAATATCTCGGCCTGGCCGACTTCGACGACGACCACGTGGAAGCCGTTGTCGGGGCGGCTGGGTCGAAGGACCTGCCGGACAACGACGGGGTCAAGGTGCTGAGTGCGGCCCGGATGATCGACCAGTCGGGGC is part of the Mycobacterium adipatum genome and harbors:
- a CDS encoding propanediol/glycerol family dehydratase large subunit produces the protein MNSPEPEPDRRLGRIRLLDEQRVNLDGFAEPDPDLGMISHLSPNDPEPSWVVDEDGTVLEMDSTPAAEFDAIDEFVVRYAVDHAQAPASMAMDEVELARLIVDSSVPRADVLTVCSGLTPAKMARVVAMLHPVEIQMAMMKMRARRTPANQAHVTNRLDDPLLIAADAATAVLYGFRELEATVPVLDDAPAVAVGLLIGSQVPAPGALTQCSVEEARELELGVRGLVSYAETVSVYGTEQVFTDGDDTPWSKAFLTSSYASRGIKMRLSSGAGSEVLMGAAEGKSMNYLEARCVALAKGIGAQGVQNGGVDGAAITASVPGGVKELHAENLMVMLRGLESCSGNDSLMSESTMRRTSRTLPTLLSGSDFIFSGFGSIVPYDNMFGPSNFNADDLDDYLVMQRDWGVDGGLRSCDPTTLESMRRQAAEATRAVFEYLGLADFDDDHVEAVVGAAGSKDLPDNDGVKVLSAARMIDQSGLTVLDVVTALAETGFTDLADRVLGMSRARVIGDYLQTAAIFDEEMNVLSALEDPNHYRGPGTGYRPTPERQAQIDTVRQARSVTDLVREQAAFAEPERLRVLGPSLVGADPREVVVGVSPAFGTKLFRTLSGMTIYDALEQILAGLEEEKCVPRLVRIADSIDLGSIGKSAAGLSGSGIGVGLQAKGTTLIHRRDLPPLANLELLSVAPLITAEMYRIIGINAGRHAKGATPSPMRNAYSDEAITARYHTRVVSMVAIERAECPALPGRERPTHTDMEFTR